A window of the Miscanthus floridulus cultivar M001 chromosome 14, ASM1932011v1, whole genome shotgun sequence genome harbors these coding sequences:
- the LOC136502588 gene encoding U1 small nuclear ribonucleoprotein C-like, producing MAHSALDPSQVPTLTQVRSMPTSSSDIPVAPRRQSASQAQMEAKMEERIATLHAQMMAQQMAYQQSLQQHYNTQMQNMASFFQSMQTPGASTPPPLPMFAPPPPPPEFFPVPAPVAPGGTPVQSAGSNPSPGGPGHQMMSYPPPAPYPPYPPPRGPPPTYSWPPVRGGWQYEQAPQFGPRGFPWANPGGSGGGADDETGDGATS from the exons atggcccacagcgccctcgacccgtcccaggttcctacgctgacccaggttcgatccatgcccacgagctccagcgacatccccgtagcgccccggcggcagtcagcgtcacag gcccagatggaggccaagatggaggagaggatcgccacattgcacgcgcagatgatggcgcaacagatggcttaccagcaaagcctgcagcagcactacaacactcagatgcagaacatggccagcttcttccagtccatgcagacgcccggggcgtctacaccgcctcctcttccaatgttcgctccaccgcctcctcctccagagttttttcctgtgcctgctcctgtcgctcctggagggaccccg gtacagtcggcgggttcgaacccgtctcctggaggtcccggccatcagatgatgtcgtatccaccacctgcaccctatccaccgtatccacctccgcgtggccctcctccgacgtactcgtggccgccggtgcgcggagggtggcagtacgagcaggcgcctcagtttggtccaagggggtttccgtgggcaaaccctgggggctctgggggcggagcggacgacgagaccggggacggcgcgacgagctag